The genomic segment AGTACCAAAAGAACTAATATTTCTTAAACAATTACTGACTCTCTTTATTCCAGGAATAAGGTACTATCTTTGTGCATTTAAatatcctctttttttcctttgggtgtCAGAGATATCAACAGATAGCAGGTGTAATCTATTCCTTTCTTCTAAAACAGTCTTTAACACTTAGAGTCTCCAGGCAAACAAATGATAGCTTCCACTTAAtgaaaaaatctcatttttccacttgaagggggaaaaaaaaaaaccactaacaAAAACTAAATGAGAATAGCTGTTTCTAGGTTGGGTAAAAGTGTAGAAAGGGCAGCTCTGGAGTTTCAGCTCCTCTTTCTAGTTTGAATTCTTATCTCATTAATCATTAAATCTATATTTTCCCCAACACAGTGTACTCCACATCTGTGTTGCACTCCCTTCACTATGACTACTTGAGGTCCCTATGGTCTGACTAATTACTCAGTGCACAATGTTGgtgtatgtttttgttttctgaaattcttcCCAAGActtcccttccctgtcccaTAACATGTCAGAAGTCATTAATTTAACAAAATGTCTTACAAAGCAGAAGTGACATTCATTTGACTTCATATCATGTTTTTGAAGACGGAGTATCACTGTCTTGATTTTTTCCATCACAGATCTTGTATGAATATAATGGAAATTGAAGGAAGATGGTTTACGAGGTGTggagtaaaaccagaaaaaccacaaagatAGATTGTTCTGGCCTGCACTATTTCTGTGATAAAATCTCTTAGTTCAGCAACACAGTACACACTTTCATCTTGGAGGGAAGGTGTTGCTCAGACTTTGCTCTCTCTAATACATCTTTCTTATCTGAGGTggtgggggttttgtttctttttttatttttcattgttcctttgttactttttttgtcACCAGGACACACACACCTCAGTGTTCATTCCTGGTTTCTCTGAAACTGTACCTGTGGaaatccatcttttttttcattctttgttttatatttttgagaTCTGTGACCAATAGCTGAATCTAGAACTGCATTTATAcaggaaaagttattttttcataGGCTACATGAGTAAAATCATAAACTGATTGCAAGTAGAAAAGAGTTTGACTTTGTTAAGTAAATGCATGCCCAGAGTTTAGCTGGTTAGGTTTGTTTAATTCTTTAACACcaaaattctgtgattctgtaaaaagCCCCAACAAGCCAAAGCCAACTACCCTCCCCCCCATCTCACACTGTTCAACACTGGGCTCATGAGACTGAAACAAGTAGCAATATTTGGTCTCATGCTGTATCAGAGTCACTTcactttattgtttttaatgattAGGTGTTACTTGATCATCCTACTGACTACATGTTGGTCATTAAACCAGGTTAAAACACATGCTAAAGATCAATTTGAAAAAGCTTATTTCTCTTCTAAGCCAAACTCTGATTATCTGCAGACATACACAGACTTTATACACCTGGCTTAGCAGTTACAGCACCTGCAATTTAAGTTTATGACCTCAACAGTGGGATTCACTTGAAACTGAGGGAATGACCATTAACAGATGCACAGGGTCTAGCAATGTGAAACATGGAAATATTTCCCATAAAACTATCCCGGCCTCCCAAATCTTTTGGTATGAGCTTTGAGTCAGAACAGTCATATTTATGCTGCCTATAACTTGTGTCCCATTAATCATGTGTACAAGTTTTAAATTAATGGAAAGCTGCCGCAGTACCTTGGGATGAGGGATTTCAGCTCTGTGCAATGTGAAGGAATAGCTCCTTTTGTGTGGTTAGAGCCTGCCACATGACAACCAGCGCTTGCAATTTCTCTACTGGTGTATAAGAGTCAACAAAATACATTCCCGTTTACCCCCATTCAACACATGATTTTGTAAATCTCTGCCACATATTTCCCAGTCATCTCTCTTCAAGGCTGAAGATTCACAGCCTGTATCTTTTGACCCCAGATTTCATGGGTGTGATTTCATCCACTGTGATACATAACAAAAGTCCTGCCTAGCCAATCAGGTCTCACTGTTGCTATAAAAGGCCTTTGCCTTGAAGAGCTGATCATTTTGCCTTCAGTCAGCACTGATTTTATCTTGGCTTACTTTCAACACTGTCTGTTCCCTGTAGTATAGTTTTTGGGAAAGCTTATGGTTGAAATTGAATGGATTTGCCCAAGGACTGACTTCCTTAtgccttcttttatttttttttcctctggttctGTCTACATAGGATGGAGACCTGAAATTCTCCCTTCAGTCTGTGAAGAAGCTAAAGAAGCTTATGGATGAGAACAGACAAATTAACCCTCGCATGCTGGTTTCAAAGTCTAGCTATTCTCCATGTGATGAAAAAGAGCTCCCTGAGGAGTTCCAATGTGTATGCAAAAGAGAAGATGCATCCATGATTTTTGAGAGGCTAAGTATGTAGCTCATATTGCACAGTTGTCATTTTTATCACACTTTTTAACCTTAAACATTCAAATAGCAGCAGGCAAACAAGTGTAA from the Phalacrocorax aristotelis chromosome 19, bGulAri2.1, whole genome shotgun sequence genome contains:
- the LOC142066455 gene encoding guanylin-like; amino-acid sequence: MKGFLSFIVLAVLLLVHISQAVYVQDGDLKFSLQSVKKLKKLMDENRQINPRMLVSKSSYSPCDEKELPEEFQCVCKREDASMIFERLNLAVREVDLCEICANAACAGCF